DNA from Bacteroides zoogleoformans:
ACAATGAGGATGACATCATAGGAATTTTTACGGGAAAAACATGGAAGCTCAGCCGTCTGACGAACAAAGACAGCAGTGCACAGTTTTATCCTGGCTTGTGGCAAGACGAGAAAGCTGCCGAAAACAGCAAAGAAGCATTGAAAGCCGATGATAGCTTCACTTTGGTTTTTGAAGGCTCTAAATTGAATGGCGAACTGATGGGAGCAAGAATCAGCGGTCAAGGCATCCGTGCGAGTTTCAACGGAAGCTGGAGTGCCAACGGCAAGTCGCAATCGTTGACACTCTATCCGGAAATCAAGGGCTCGGAAAGTGATGCCTTGGGCAAGGCGTTCATTAACGGACTGAAAGCTATCTACAAATACGAAGGAGATGCAAACTCCCTGACTCTCTTCTTTAAAGATGGAAACGTCACACGAATCATGGGATTCTCCCGCAAACGATAAACCCCAAAAGTCATGGACGATTCTACAAAAGACAAACAAGAAGCATTGGACAAGCGTTATATACGCATGGCAAGCATCTGGGCGGAAAACTCATACTGCAAGCGACGCCAAGTGGGGGCACTGATTGTAAAAGATAAAATGATTATCTCCGATGGTTACAACGGCACCCCTTCCGGCTTCGAGAATATATGTGAAGATGAGAACAATGTCACCAAACCTTATGTGCTCCATGCCGAAGCCAATGCCATCACGAAGATAGCGCGCTCAAACAACAGCAGCGACGGCGCTACCATGTATGTCACCGCCTCGCCCTGCATAGAATGTT
Protein-coding regions in this window:
- a CDS encoding DUF4847 family protein, which codes for MKSIIRDIGCLLLLLSLLPVLSGCNNEDDIIGIFTGKTWKLSRLTNKDSSAQFYPGLWQDEKAAENSKEALKADDSFTLVFEGSKLNGELMGARISGQGIRASFNGSWSANGKSQSLTLYPEIKGSESDALGKAFINGLKAIYKYEGDANSLTLFFKDGNVTRIMGFSRKR
- a CDS encoding dCMP deaminase family protein, with the protein product MDDSTKDKQEALDKRYIRMASIWAENSYCKRRQVGALIVKDKMIISDGYNGTPSGFENICEDENNVTKPYVLHAEANAITKIARSNNSSDGATMYVTASPCIECSKLIIQAGIKRVVYSEKYRLEDGIELLKRAGIEVIFIGNES